A genome region from Macrobrachium rosenbergii isolate ZJJX-2024 chromosome 42, ASM4041242v1, whole genome shotgun sequence includes the following:
- the LOC136827622 gene encoding LOW QUALITY PROTEIN: cuticle protein AMP4-like (The sequence of the model RefSeq protein was modified relative to this genomic sequence to represent the inferred CDS: inserted 2 bases in 1 codon) codes for MKFAVLFCLAVVAFAAPQEDAQILKDERVDNGDGSFSYSFSADNGIEMEVAGTPGSEGQSNMQGFYLLPLEDGGFARVTFVADEEGFKPSSDLLPXPPPLPEHVHELLRIAEEQRAQGITFE; via the exons ATGAAGTTT GCGGTTCTCTTCTGCCTGGCCGTCGTGGCCTTCGCCGCCCCTCAGGAGGACGCCCAGATCCTCAAGGACGAGAGAGTCGACAACGGCGACGGCTCCTTCAGCTACTCCTTCTCCGCAGACAACGGCATCGAGATGGAAGTGGCAGGAACCCCAGGATCTGAGGGACAGAGCAACATGCAAGGATTCTACCT ACTTCCATTGGAGGACGGAGGCTTCGCCAGGGTCACCTTCGTAGCCGACGAGGAGGGCTTCAAACCCTCCAGCgacctcctccc acccccacccctccctgaACACGTCCACGAACTCCTCAGGATCGCCGAGGAGCAGAGGGCTCAAGGAATCACTTTCGAATAA
- the LOC136827748 gene encoding uncharacterized protein, which translates to MKPVVVLCLFALAFAAPQEDSQVLRDERDNSHGSFSYKAEASTDAPVEDRCTTRSLEIRGFPRLKRVADEASFMPSSGILPIQATLPPPITRTRTPQDRRETENRRNRLRITTYQDGFVPVRSLLHL; encoded by the exons ATGAAGCCC GTCGTCGTTCTCTGCCTCTTCGCCCTGGCCTTCGCCGCCCCTCAGGAGGACTCTCAGGTCCTCAGGGACGAAAGAGACAACAGCCACGGCTCCTTTAGCTACAAAGCCGAGGCCTCGACAGACGCTCCAGTAGAGGACAGATGTACCAC ACGTTCTCTGGAGATTCGTGGCTTCCCTAGGCTCAAGAGAGTGGCCGACGAAGCCAGCTTCATGCCAAGCAGTGGCATCCTCCCAATCCAGGCAACTCTTCCCCCTCCCATAACACGTACTCGAACTCCTCAGGATCGCCGAGAGACTGAGAACCGAAGGAATCGCCTTCGAATAACAACTTACCAAGATGGGTTCGTCCCTGTTCGCTCCCTGTTGCATCTCTGA